One Schistocerca nitens isolate TAMUIC-IGC-003100 chromosome 1, iqSchNite1.1, whole genome shotgun sequence DNA segment encodes these proteins:
- the LOC126256655 gene encoding vacuolar fusion protein CCZ1 homolog isoform X1, with amino-acid sequence MTTKSEINLQNFYVYNSSYGQKEGEELKNILYYYPPQTDVDTQMKNVGLSEAIIKFTDTFSPDLPCDSLHTQKTKQLYYEPESGFWMVMTVNIPCVSKTKDDTEYLEYQSDDVQDTVYLAVLKQSYQMFRLFKNSFTAILDSKDGDVGYLKQKLENFFSRYLLTLKLNHCDILDVFQGIQFLPLDKQTFLRVQCFVNLIEAMFQQVKYTAFLYNDQLVWSGLEPCDMQVVYRYLVTSLLPAHLETELQGGSMPRHPTTQFSTTHYGRFVTGPQNVQDGTSSTGKVPKVYINHESSTEMFHLVVYRALSATVCLFIDGSLILNMDLFKRLDIFLGPQLTTLVSEVAEHCSKQAANSGASSPDSSPKFVYFNQLNLAQKTTVHLDNRRTGNIAVTPEVLRLLADINADKERMSTTGETILKTMSDYWVVGKISNLREFYAVIQQKSANLIDINDEVKRLCSNQLKNIFFHD; translated from the exons ATGACAACTAAATCTGAAATTAACCTCCAAAATTTCTATGTTTACAATTCTTCGTATGGGCAGAAGGAAGGGGAG gaactcaaaaatatatTGTATTATTACCCGCCGCAAACAGACGTCGATACTCAGATGAAAAATGTTGGCCTTAGTGAAGCAATAATTAAGTTTACCGA TACTTTCAGTCCAGACCTACCATGTGACTCACTACATACACAGAAGACGAAGCAACTTTACTATGAACCAGAGAGCGGTTTTTGGATGGTGATG ACTGTCAACATTCCTTGCGTCTCAAAGACGAAAGATGATACAGAGTATTTGGAATATCAGAGTGATGATGTCCAAGACACTGTCTATTTGGCTGTGTTAAAACAGTCATATCAGATGTTTCGCTTGTTCAAGAACTCATTCACAGCCATTCTTGATAGTAAGGATGGAGATGTTGGATACTTGAAACAGAAACTGGAAAATTTCTTTTCGAGA TATCTCCTCACACTGAAGCTCAACCATTGTGACATACTGGATGTATTTCAAGGAATTCAGTTCCTTCCATTAGATAAACAAACATTCCTCAGAGTGCAGTGTTTTGTTAACCTCATTGAGGCTATGTTCCAACAAGTGAAATATACAGCCTTCCTGTACAATGACCAACTAGTCTG GAGTGGATTAGAACCTTGTGATATGCAAGTGGTTTATAGGTATCTAGTAACAAGTCTTCTTCCAGCTCACTTAGAGACAGAGTTGCAAGGTGGATCTATGCCCCGACATCCAACAACACAGTTTTCAACTACTCATTATGGAAG GTTTGTTACAGGGCCCCAAAATGTACAAGATGGTACTAGTAGTACTGGGAAAGTTCCTAAAGTGTATATCAACCATGAATCATCTACTGAAATGTTTCACTTAGTGGTTTATCGAGCCCTTAGTGCAACAGTTTGTCTCTTCATTGATG gttcattaaTACTGAATATGGATCTGTTTAAACGCCTCGATATATTCTTGGGACCACAGCTGACAACACTGGTGTCTGAAGTAGCAGAACACTGTTCTAAACAAGCTGCTAACAGTGGTGCAAGTTCACCAGATTCTAGTCCTAAATTTGTATACTTTAACCAACTTAATTTGGCTCAGAAAACAACCGTTCATCTTGATAACAGGAGAACAGGAAACATAGCAGTTACACCTGAAGTTCTGAGGTTATTAGCAGACATAAATGCTGATAAGGAAAG GATGTCAACAACTGGAGAAACTATTTTAAAAACCATGAGTGATTACTGGGTTGTAGGTAAAATTTCAAATCTAAGAGAATTTTATGCAGTAATTCAGCAAAAAAGTGCAAACCTTATAGATATCAATG
- the LOC126256655 gene encoding vacuolar fusion protein CCZ1 homolog isoform X2 encodes MVMTVNIPCVSKTKDDTEYLEYQSDDVQDTVYLAVLKQSYQMFRLFKNSFTAILDSKDGDVGYLKQKLENFFSRYLLTLKLNHCDILDVFQGIQFLPLDKQTFLRVQCFVNLIEAMFQQVKYTAFLYNDQLVWSGLEPCDMQVVYRYLVTSLLPAHLETELQGGSMPRHPTTQFSTTHYGRFVTGPQNVQDGTSSTGKVPKVYINHESSTEMFHLVVYRALSATVCLFIDGSLILNMDLFKRLDIFLGPQLTTLVSEVAEHCSKQAANSGASSPDSSPKFVYFNQLNLAQKTTVHLDNRRTGNIAVTPEVLRLLADINADKERMSTTGETILKTMSDYWVVGKISNLREFYAVIQQKSANLIDINDEVKRLCSNQLKNIFFHD; translated from the exons ATGGTGATG ACTGTCAACATTCCTTGCGTCTCAAAGACGAAAGATGATACAGAGTATTTGGAATATCAGAGTGATGATGTCCAAGACACTGTCTATTTGGCTGTGTTAAAACAGTCATATCAGATGTTTCGCTTGTTCAAGAACTCATTCACAGCCATTCTTGATAGTAAGGATGGAGATGTTGGATACTTGAAACAGAAACTGGAAAATTTCTTTTCGAGA TATCTCCTCACACTGAAGCTCAACCATTGTGACATACTGGATGTATTTCAAGGAATTCAGTTCCTTCCATTAGATAAACAAACATTCCTCAGAGTGCAGTGTTTTGTTAACCTCATTGAGGCTATGTTCCAACAAGTGAAATATACAGCCTTCCTGTACAATGACCAACTAGTCTG GAGTGGATTAGAACCTTGTGATATGCAAGTGGTTTATAGGTATCTAGTAACAAGTCTTCTTCCAGCTCACTTAGAGACAGAGTTGCAAGGTGGATCTATGCCCCGACATCCAACAACACAGTTTTCAACTACTCATTATGGAAG GTTTGTTACAGGGCCCCAAAATGTACAAGATGGTACTAGTAGTACTGGGAAAGTTCCTAAAGTGTATATCAACCATGAATCATCTACTGAAATGTTTCACTTAGTGGTTTATCGAGCCCTTAGTGCAACAGTTTGTCTCTTCATTGATG gttcattaaTACTGAATATGGATCTGTTTAAACGCCTCGATATATTCTTGGGACCACAGCTGACAACACTGGTGTCTGAAGTAGCAGAACACTGTTCTAAACAAGCTGCTAACAGTGGTGCAAGTTCACCAGATTCTAGTCCTAAATTTGTATACTTTAACCAACTTAATTTGGCTCAGAAAACAACCGTTCATCTTGATAACAGGAGAACAGGAAACATAGCAGTTACACCTGAAGTTCTGAGGTTATTAGCAGACATAAATGCTGATAAGGAAAG GATGTCAACAACTGGAGAAACTATTTTAAAAACCATGAGTGATTACTGGGTTGTAGGTAAAATTTCAAATCTAAGAGAATTTTATGCAGTAATTCAGCAAAAAAGTGCAAACCTTATAGATATCAATG